In Miscanthus floridulus cultivar M001 chromosome 5, ASM1932011v1, whole genome shotgun sequence, one genomic interval encodes:
- the LOC136452386 gene encoding uncharacterized protein, which produces MRIRKGNPVEVWTQEAGSPVGAWRSGEVTWGNGHSYTLRWHDGDGEVSGRISRKSVRPRPPPAPVPRDLDAGDMVEVFDDDDCLWKCAEVQGPAAANDRHFDVKIVGAAKVLTVPAQRLRVRQVLLDDVWVALHKDNHVAVQSAMQPRAIVGMGVGRGKGGYKPMAPGFTPFLQKRSFGMLGSASHTTSHVKGFEDNTKRLKQEPIPNVCVNNKRDEMSGEDCDNDVGIGINPDDDDDHQQQQQQQHERKDDKEEEDDDDDDSDSDSSSDDSSSGSGSDSDSDSRTRSIDAGKDCPAAPTTMPCNVQKAGQLQPVKKEQPIIKEEQPVKEEQHCDDTAESREIKSEPLRHQTMGSTTVREHIHHLELEAYAALMKAFHACGNALSWEKEGLLSDLRVHLHISNDEHLQVLNVILNRKRRTGGPR; this is translated from the exons ATGAGGATCAGGAAAGGGAACCCGGTGGAGGTGTGGACGCAGGAGGCCGGGTCGCCGGTGGGCGCGTGGCGCAGCGGCGAGGTCACGTGGGGCAACGGCCACTCGTACACCCTGCGGtggcacgacggcgacggcgaggtgtCCGGGCGCATCTCGAGGAAGTCGGTccggccgcgcccgccgcccgcgcCGGTGCCGCGCGACCTGGATGCCGGGGACATGGTCGAGGTGTTCGACGACGACGACTGCCTGTGGAAGTGCGCCGAGGTCCAGGGTCCTGCGGCCGCCAACGACCGCCACTTCGACGTCAAGATCGTCGGCGCGGCCAAGGTCCTCACGGTCCCGGCGCAAAGGCTCCGCGTCCGCCAGGTGCTCCTAGACGACGTCTGGGTCGCGCTCCACAAG gataaccATGTCGCCGTCCAGAGCGCGATGCAGCCTCGTGCCATCGTCGGCATGGGCGTCGGCAGAGGCAAAGGCGGCTACAAGCCCATGGCGCCAGGCTTCACGCCGTTCTTGCAGAAGAGGAGCTTCGGCATGTTGGGTTCTGCTTCTCACACAACCTCCCATGTCAAGGGATTTGAGGACAATACCAAGAGGCTTAAGCAAGAACCCATCCCAAACGTGTGCGTGAACAACAAGCGGGACGAGATGAGCGGCGAAGATTGTGACAACGACGTTGGGATAGGCATTAatcccgatgatgatgatgaccatcagcagcaacagcagcagcagcacgagcGCAAGGACGAcaaggaggaggaagacgacgacgacgacgacagtgATTCCGACTCGTCTTCAGATGACAGcagcagtggcagtggcagtgaCAGTGACAGTGACAGCAGAACCAGGAGCATCGACGCCGGCAAGGATTGCCCTGCAGCTCCCACCACCATGCCTTGCAACGTTCAGAAGGCCGGTCAGCTGCAACCCGTCAAGAAAGAACAACCCATCATCAAGGAAGAACAACccgtcaaggaagaacaacattgTGACGACACAGCTGAATCACGTGAGATCAAAAGCGAGCCACTGAGGCAtcagacgatggggtcgacgacggtGCGGGAACACATCCACCATCTGGAGCTGGAGGCCTACGCTGCTCTGATGAAGGCGTTCCATGCGTGCGGTAACGCGCTGAGCTGGGAGAAGGAGGGTCTGCTCAGTGACCTTCGCGTGCATCTCCATATCTCGAACGACGAGCACCTTCAGGTGCTCAATGTGATCTTGAACCGCAAGAGGAGAACTGGAGGACCTCGCTGA